The following proteins are encoded in a genomic region of Liolophura sinensis isolate JHLJ2023 chromosome 5, CUHK_Ljap_v2, whole genome shotgun sequence:
- the LOC135465671 gene encoding Bardet-Biedl syndrome 10 protein homolog, with translation MRHIQRITMDMELETSLSISRTLCRVVEEAFGPHGGKSMITSATGKVLVTTNGGTILKALNLSHPVAKLIVTSAIRHSDVNGCGSKTFVLYVTGALETVHNITNKHCHSQNNSFVRKAFILRLSENLKRLTYRHIATELEKYLISSKIIERLSSSRLREVATNLIHTQLSPLFFPGVAEHLTKLMTEFLNQGGSGPTDFIRNARLVAENFHELCIKVDCQSYMESVCSEGILIRREFTVQPPAESHGSVRLLILKCSLDDHNRGHSDSHRIRINHVDVLHDSLDQKQRQADNFLAFCLKHKIGLILSTEKLLLSVVHKCRLSNIALVEYVPDSDADKLARLCHIQPVHRLTELCSDDFCEVSSLKSAVFGGRHFVEIRVGNAMSSVLAKQLVLCGPTEGLCDQVSQALHKASKVLTWVQNTGCQFREDKNSEVAVEHDTTSKCNEDNINSENYAFGNTADMNTAYPHQNLDWLLIQGGGTFEMFVETFLNKICVNDDTHKLACEVVRGAVFEVLHTLYGNIQRSSDQLANRCYLKLYKDFGLKVDKGEVVGLDSGTVELGRLSDILEPLSCKIASLVKALELVCQILRIDSIVSVRKLQNVSPGSP, from the coding sequence ATGCGACATATTCAAAGAATCACAATGGACATGGAGTTAGAGACATCACTTTCTATCAGCAGAACTCTATGTCGGGTTGTAGAAGAAGCGTTTGGTCCCCATGGTGGAAAGTCTATGATAACCTCTGCGACTGGCAAAGTCCTCGTGACAACAAACGGAGGAACAATTCTGAAGGCTCTAAACCTAAGTCATCCTGTGGCTAAACTGATAGTTACATCGGCCATCCGTCATTCGGATGTGAATGGCTGTGGCAGTAAAACTTTTGTTCTATATGTGACAGGTGCTTTGGAAACAGTTCATAATATAACCAACAAACATTGTCACTCACAAAACAATAGTTTTGTCAGAAAGGCGTTTATTTTGAGGCTGTCTGAGAATTTGAAAAGGTTAACATACAGGCATATTGCCACAGAACTAGAAAAGTATTTAATAAGTTCAAAAATAATAGAACGTCTCAGCAGCTCTAGGTTGCGAGAGGTTGCCACCAATCTGATCCatacacagttatctcccttgttctTCCCAGGCGTTGCAGAGCACCTCACAAAGTTGATGACTGAATTTTTAAACCAAGGTGGCAGTGGTCCAACTGACTTCATTAGGAATGCAAGACTAGTTGCTGAGAATTTTCATGAGTTGTGTATAAAGGTTGACTGCCAGAGTTACATGGAATCGGTGTGCTCAGAGGGAATTTTGATAAGAAGAGAATTCACAGTTCAACCCCCTGCTGAAAGCCATGGGTCTGTTAGACTTCTCATTTTAAAGTGTTCGCTGGATGACCATAACAGGGGACATTCAGATTCTCACAGGATTCGAATAAACCATGTAGATGTGCTGCACGATTCACTTGACCAAAAGCAGCGTCAAGCGGACAATTTCTTAGCATTTTGTCTAAAACATAAAATTGGTTTAATTTTGAGTACGGAAAAGTTGCTTCTGTCTGTCGTGCACAAATGCAGGTTGAGTAACATTGCTCTTGTGGAGTATGTTCCAGATTCTGATGCAGATAAACTGGCACGGTTGTGTCATATACAGCCGGTACACAGACTGACAGAGCTTTGCAGTGATGACTTTTGTGAAGTGTCTTCATTGAAAAGTGCAGTCTTTGGAGGAAGACATTTTGTTGAAATCCGTGTTGGTAATGCCATGTCAAGCGTGTTGGCAAAGCAGCTTGTGCTCTGTGGACCAACTGAAGGACTTTGCGATCAGGTGTCTCAGGCTCTACACAAAGCGTCAAAAGTCTTAACGTGGGTGCAGAATACTGGGTGCCAGTTTCGTGAGGATAAAAATTCAGAAGTGGCAGTGGAACACGACACAACAAGCAAGTGCAATGAGGATAATATTAACAGTGAAAACTATGCCTTTGGGAATACAGCAGACATGAATACTGCCTACCCACACCAAAATCTAGACTGGTTATTAATTCAAGGTGGAGGaacttttgaaatgtttgtgGAGACATTTCTCAACAAGATTTGTGTCAATGACGATACGCATAAGCTAGCCTGTGAAGTTGTCAGAGGAGCAGTTTTTGAAGTGTTGCATACGCTGTATGGTAATATTCAACGAAGTTCAGACCAGTTGGCTAACAGATGTTACCTTAAATTGTACAAAGACTTTGGCCTCAAGGTAGACAAAGGTGAAGTTGTAGGCTTAGACAGTGGGACAGTTGAACTGGGAAGATTGTCAGACATTTTGGAGCCGCTTTCATGTAAAATTGCCTCTTTGGTAAAGGCACTGGAGTTAGTCTGCCAAATTTTAAGGATTGATTCCATTGTCAGTGtaagaaaacttcaaaatgtgtCTCCTGGTAGTccataa